The following are from one region of the Polaribacter marinaquae genome:
- a CDS encoding MBL fold metallo-hydrolase — translation MIIEQIYTGCLAQGAYYIESKGEVAIIDPLREVQDYIDRAAKANSKIKYIFETHFHADFVSGHVTLAEKTGADIVYGPTAKTNFNAIIAEDNQVFKVGDISITVLHTPGHTMESSCYLLKDENGKNHALFSGDTLFLGDVGRPDLAQKGDITEEDLAGFLFDSLRIKIMPLADDIIVYPAHGAGSACGKNLSKETVGTIGNQKETNYALRANMTKEEFIKEVTDGLLPPPAYFPLNVKLNKEGYKSIDDVIKTSTKPLSVKDFELVANETDAIILDVRHQTEFIKGFIPQSIFIGIDGGFAPWVGALIKDITQPILLVAAKGREEDTITRLSRVGFDNVLGYLEGSFDAWKQAGKEIDTLESVSASVLEEKIKENMPVFDVRKPGEFSSEHINVAESTPLDFLNDHISQFPKKGDFYIHCAGGYRSVIAASILKARGFHNVIDVAGGFGAIRKTDIETTAAVCPSTLK, via the coding sequence ATGATAATAGAACAAATTTATACAGGTTGTTTAGCACAAGGTGCTTATTATATTGAAAGTAAAGGAGAAGTAGCAATTATAGATCCTTTAAGAGAAGTACAAGATTATATTGATAGAGCAGCAAAAGCTAATTCAAAAATTAAGTACATTTTTGAAACACATTTTCATGCAGATTTTGTTAGTGGGCACGTAACTCTTGCAGAAAAAACAGGAGCAGATATTGTTTATGGTCCAACAGCAAAAACTAATTTTAATGCAATAATAGCAGAAGATAATCAAGTTTTTAAAGTAGGAGATATTTCTATAACGGTATTACACACACCTGGTCATACAATGGAAAGTTCTTGTTATTTATTAAAAGATGAGAATGGTAAAAACCATGCTCTTTTTAGCGGAGACACATTATTCTTAGGTGATGTTGGTAGACCAGATTTAGCTCAAAAAGGAGATATTACTGAAGAGGATTTAGCTGGTTTTCTATTTGATAGTTTAAGAATTAAAATTATGCCGTTAGCAGATGATATTATTGTTTATCCAGCACACGGTGCGGGTTCTGCTTGTGGTAAAAATTTAAGTAAAGAAACAGTAGGTACAATTGGTAATCAAAAAGAAACCAATTATGCCTTAAGAGCTAACATGACAAAAGAAGAGTTTATAAAAGAAGTTACAGATGGTTTATTACCACCACCAGCTTACTTTCCTTTAAATGTTAAATTAAATAAAGAAGGTTATAAATCTATAGATGATGTTATAAAAACATCTACAAAACCATTGTCTGTAAAAGATTTTGAATTGGTTGCAAACGAAACTGACGCTATTATTTTAGATGTACGTCATCAAACAGAATTTATAAAAGGATTTATTCCTCAATCTATTTTTATTGGAATAGACGGCGGATTTGCACCTTGGGTTGGCGCATTAATAAAAGACATTACACAACCAATTTTATTAGTAGCTGCAAAAGGTAGAGAAGAAGATACAATTACAAGATTATCTAGAGTTGGTTTTGATAATGTATTAGGTTATTTAGAAGGAAGTTTTGATGCTTGGAAACAAGCAGGAAAAGAAATTGATACTTTAGAATCTGTTTCTGCATCTGTGTTAGAAGAAAAAATAAAAGAAAATATGCCTGTTTTTGATGTAAGAAAGCCGGGTGAGTTTTCTAGCGAACATATAAATGTTGCTGAAAGCACACCTTTAGATTTTTTAAACGATCATATTTCACAATTTCCAAAAAAAGGAGATTTTTATATACATTGTGCAGGTGGTTACCGTTCTGTTATTGCTGCTTCGATACTTAAAGCTAGAGGATTTCATAACGTAATTGATGTGGCAGGTGGTTTTGGTGCAATAAGAAAAACTGATATCGAGACAACTGCAGCCGTTTGTCCGTCTACTTTAAAATAG
- a CDS encoding sigma-70 family RNA polymerase sigma factor codes for MRQLKIVKQVTNRDAKSLEKYFQEISKIGLITADEEVELALKIKTGDSIALDKLVKANLRFVVSVAKQYQGQGLKLSDLINEGNLGLVKAAKRFDETRGFKFISYAVWWIRQSIMQALAEQSRIVRLPLNKIGSISKINKIYARLEQNEQRMPTNKEIAQSLDMTETEVEQSIRNSGKSLSMDAPFKDGEDSNLYNVLQSDESPKPDKDLMNQSLKIEIDRALNTLTSKEAKVLKMYYGIGNEVATSLTEIGEKFDLTRERVRQVKQRAIRRLQSKSKNQMLKTYLG; via the coding sequence ATGAGACAACTTAAAATTGTAAAGCAAGTAACCAACAGAGACGCAAAATCTTTAGAAAAATATTTTCAAGAAATAAGTAAAATAGGTTTAATAACTGCAGATGAAGAAGTTGAATTGGCTCTAAAAATTAAAACAGGAGATTCAATTGCGTTAGATAAATTGGTGAAGGCTAATTTAAGGTTTGTAGTATCTGTCGCTAAACAATATCAAGGGCAAGGTTTAAAACTATCAGACTTAATAAACGAAGGTAATTTAGGTTTGGTAAAAGCGGCAAAACGTTTTGATGAAACAAGAGGTTTTAAATTTATTTCTTATGCTGTTTGGTGGATTCGTCAATCTATAATGCAAGCTTTAGCAGAACAATCTAGAATTGTAAGGTTGCCATTAAATAAAATTGGGAGTATCAGTAAAATTAACAAAATTTACGCTAGACTAGAGCAAAATGAACAACGAATGCCTACAAATAAAGAGATTGCGCAAAGTTTAGACATGACAGAAACAGAAGTAGAACAATCTATTAGAAATTCTGGTAAATCTTTATCTATGGATGCGCCTTTTAAAGACGGAGAAGATTCTAATTTATACAATGTTTTGCAGTCTGATGAATCTCCGAAACCAGATAAAGATTTAATGAATCAATCTTTGAAAATAGAAATCGATCGAGCTTTAAACACTTTAACATCTAAAGAAGCTAAAGTTTTAAAAATGTATTACGGTATTGGTAATGAAGTTGCTACAAGTTTAACTGAAATAGGCGAAAAATTCGATTTAACTAGAGAAAGAGTAAGACAAGTAAAACAAAGAGCAATAAGACGATTGCAATCTAAATCTAAAAATCAAATGCTAAAAACATACTTAGGATAA
- a CDS encoding BamA/TamA family outer membrane protein yields MKYNTSNNLYKIVVNLFFVFLFTLSAHSQESESKKETGLDKFVEYFTFYPNKDKVAKDSTLYLSKIITAPIVSYSPETSLGFGVGAKYLFKFKGSGDETRTSNMPVSMLYTLNNQFFIYSGFEIFTNQEEWVISGNLSFQNYPKYYYGIGTDTPETNEEIYDTYQFLIEPILLKRAFTRYLFLGGGVRYNKVYKTKVEENGLLDATRPTGYDGSTSTGVELAVLYDSRDNILNASKGWYFELTRGFYNTSMGGTHDFDLTRFDLRHYFKVSASNNDVIAVQAVGHFANGNVPLSELALLGNEQIMRGYLEGRFIEENLLAAQIEYRKTFKDSRFGLVGFIGAGDVFNKTTDLNIGDLKLNYGVGLRFMLDKKEKLNIRFDYGAGNETDGNFYVNIAEAY; encoded by the coding sequence ATGAAATACAATACATCAAATAACCTTTATAAGATAGTAGTTAATTTATTTTTTGTTTTTCTCTTCACTTTATCTGCTCATTCTCAGGAAAGTGAATCTAAAAAAGAAACCGGTTTAGATAAATTTGTAGAGTATTTTACATTTTATCCGAATAAAGATAAAGTAGCTAAAGATTCTACCTTGTATTTATCAAAAATAATTACAGCACCAATTGTTAGTTATTCGCCAGAAACCAGTTTAGGGTTTGGTGTTGGTGCAAAATATTTATTTAAATTTAAAGGAAGTGGAGATGAAACAAGAACGTCTAATATGCCTGTTTCTATGTTGTACACTTTAAATAATCAATTTTTTATTTATTCAGGATTCGAGATTTTTACAAATCAAGAAGAATGGGTGATTTCTGGTAATTTGAGTTTTCAAAATTATCCAAAATATTACTACGGAATTGGTACAGATACACCAGAAACTAACGAAGAAATTTATGATACATATCAATTTTTGATTGAACCAATTTTGCTAAAAAGAGCGTTTACAAGATATTTATTTTTAGGTGGTGGAGTTAGATACAACAAAGTTTATAAAACTAAAGTTGAAGAAAATGGTTTGTTAGATGCAACTAGACCAACAGGTTATGATGGTTCTACTTCTACAGGTGTTGAGTTGGCAGTTTTGTATGATAGTAGAGATAATATTTTAAATGCATCTAAAGGTTGGTATTTCGAGTTAACTAGAGGTTTTTACAACACATCTATGGGCGGAACGCATGATTTTGATTTAACACGTTTCGATTTACGTCATTATTTTAAAGTTTCAGCATCTAATAATGATGTAATTGCTGTACAAGCAGTTGGTCATTTTGCGAACGGAAATGTGCCATTATCTGAGTTGGCATTATTAGGAAACGAACAAATAATGCGTGGTTATTTAGAAGGAAGATTTATAGAAGAAAACTTATTAGCAGCACAAATTGAATATAGAAAAACGTTTAAAGATAGTAGATTTGGTTTGGTAGGTTTTATTGGTGCAGGAGATGTGTTTAATAAAACTACTGATTTAAATATTGGCGATTTAAAGTTAAACTATGGTGTAGGACTTCGTTTTATGTTAGATAAAAAAGAGAAATTAAATATAAGATTTGATTATGGTGCTGGTAACGAAACAGATGGTAATTTTTACGTAAATATTGCTGAAGCTTATTAA
- a CDS encoding heavy-metal-associated domain-containing protein — protein sequence MEKRKLDSMISEIKIENLKCGGCAATIKKGLLSINEVTDVQVEVENSTVTITSENENLDLIKEKLSKLGYPEVGDKNTIAHKAKSFVSCAIGRIDS from the coding sequence ATGGAAAAAAGAAAATTAGATAGTATGATTTCAGAAATAAAAATAGAGAATTTAAAATGTGGTGGTTGTGCTGCTACAATAAAAAAAGGTTTATTAAGTATAAATGAAGTTACAGATGTGCAAGTTGAAGTAGAAAATTCTACGGTTACCATAACATCAGAAAACGAAAATTTAGATTTGATAAAAGAAAAATTATCCAAATTAGGATATCCGGAAGTAGGAGATAAAAACACCATAGCTCATAAAGCAAAGTCATTTGTTAGTTGCGCTATTGGCAGAATAGATTCATAA
- a CDS encoding solute carrier family 26 protein, whose product MNLKKIIPILEWLPNYNSSLFKGDLVAGITVGIILIPQGIAYALIAGLPPIYGLYCALVPQIMYAIFGSSRQVAIGPVAMDSLIVATGVSTLALAGSESYISITILLALMVGAIQFIMGVFSLGFIVNFLSKPVITGFTSAVALIIGFNQFRNLLGVDFVQSDQIQIILEDIIYNISNYNYHTTVIGLFSVIVIIFFRKINKKIPNALIVVILGIITMKYFGKCFEDVSIVKDIPSGLPKFELPSFDFDQIKELMPIALTLVMVGYLETISIGKSLEAKQDEYRIRPNQELIALGISNMVGSLFKAYPSTSSFSRSAINQESGAKTGMAALISVIMVVITLLFLTPLFYHLPKTVLAAIIIVAVFGLVNFKEAGFLWKANKLDFWLMLATFLATLLLGIEYGIIVGVGLSLIILIFRTSRPYVAELGKVPNSNFYRNKNRFDEVVIDDDILVFRFDAQLFYANSSYFRDKLDEMMFRKGSALKLIVLDAESINRVDSTGVEMLKERIKYCQKRNITFYFAGVKGPVRDDLFRSGILEIIDLKHFFMRANQAVKFYKTGDRSHQEKYAKYIHQAYD is encoded by the coding sequence ATGAACTTAAAAAAGATAATACCTATTTTAGAATGGTTGCCAAACTACAATTCTTCGCTGTTTAAGGGAGATTTAGTAGCGGGTATAACTGTAGGAATTATTTTAATTCCACAAGGAATTGCCTATGCTTTAATTGCAGGTTTACCACCAATTTATGGTTTATATTGTGCGTTGGTTCCACAGATTATGTATGCTATTTTTGGTTCTTCTAGACAAGTAGCAATTGGTCCGGTAGCAATGGATTCTTTAATTGTTGCAACAGGTGTTTCTACCTTAGCTTTGGCAGGATCTGAAAGTTATATTTCTATTACAATTTTATTGGCTTTAATGGTTGGTGCTATTCAGTTTATAATGGGAGTATTTAGTCTCGGTTTTATCGTAAATTTTCTATCAAAACCTGTTATTACAGGTTTTACATCTGCAGTTGCATTGATAATTGGTTTTAATCAATTTAGAAATTTATTGGGTGTAGATTTTGTTCAGAGCGACCAAATTCAGATAATTTTAGAAGATATTATTTATAATATTAGTAATTATAATTATCATACAACTGTTATAGGTTTATTTTCTGTAATCGTAATTATTTTCTTTCGTAAGATAAATAAGAAAATTCCGAATGCATTAATTGTTGTTATTCTTGGTATTATCACAATGAAATACTTTGGTAAATGCTTTGAAGACGTATCAATTGTAAAAGACATACCGTCAGGATTACCAAAGTTTGAACTACCATCTTTTGATTTTGATCAGATTAAAGAGTTAATGCCTATTGCTTTAACATTAGTAATGGTTGGTTATTTAGAAACCATTTCTATTGGTAAATCTTTAGAAGCTAAACAAGACGAATATAGAATTAGACCAAATCAAGAATTAATAGCATTAGGTATTAGTAATATGGTTGGTTCTTTATTTAAAGCATACCCAAGTACTTCTAGTTTTTCTAGATCTGCAATAAATCAAGAAAGTGGCGCTAAAACAGGTATGGCAGCATTAATATCTGTAATTATGGTGGTAATTACGTTGTTATTCTTAACACCTTTATTTTATCATTTACCAAAAACAGTTTTAGCAGCTATTATTATTGTAGCTGTATTTGGTTTGGTAAATTTTAAAGAAGCGGGTTTTTTATGGAAAGCAAATAAACTCGATTTTTGGTTAATGTTAGCAACCTTTTTGGCCACATTATTACTTGGAATTGAATATGGTATTATTGTTGGTGTAGGTTTATCTCTAATCATTTTAATTTTTAGAACCTCGAGACCGTATGTAGCAGAGTTAGGTAAAGTGCCAAACTCTAATTTTTACAGAAATAAAAATAGATTTGATGAAGTTGTAATTGATGATGATATTCTAGTTTTTAGATTTGATGCACAATTATTTTATGCAAACTCTAGTTATTTTAGAGATAAACTTGATGAAATGATGTTTAGAAAAGGTTCTGCATTAAAATTGATTGTATTAGATGCAGAAAGTATTAATAGAGTAGACAGTACAGGAGTAGAAATGCTTAAAGAACGAATTAAATATTGTCAAAAAAGAAATATTACATTCTATTTTGCAGGTGTTAAAGGTCCTGTAAGAGACGATTTATTTAGAAGTGGAATATTAGAAATTATTGACTTAAAACATTTCTTTATGCGCGCAAATCAAGCGGTAAAATTCTATAAAACCGGAGATCGATCGCATCAAGAGAAATACGCGAAATATATACATCAAGCTTACGATTAA
- a CDS encoding TonB-dependent receptor, with protein sequence MKKITIFLFLLVSILTNAQSFKFSGTVIDENENPLPGASVYIKEIKKGTSTNFKGNFSLQLKKGTYTVEVSFIGYKTISQRVLLSKNEEYFIKLKTGSMVLDEVLVAAVRANTDAPVTFSNLSKKEIAKRNLGQDIPILLNYMPSVVSSSDAGAGVGYTYMSVRGSNGERINVTVNGIPYNDAESHGTFWVNLGDFASSTQNLQLQRGVGTSTNGSGAFGASLNILTDAAQEEAYGEISNSFGSFNTRKHTVKFSTGKINDHIEIAGRLSNISSDGYIDRASSDLKSYFLQGSYIDDNTLIKAITFGGKEKTYQAWYGTPKVRLENDAQGIEDYITDNFLSDSEAENLRNSDRRYNYYTYDNEVDNYEQNHYQLHWNEQLNDNWSTNLALNYTKGSGYFEQYKVEEDAADFNNLIVDGSDVIVRRWLQNDFYVANFNANYKNESLNVISGISYSNYTGDHFGEVIWGEDLAPNTNIRDQYYFSDAKKTDFSVFAKANFKISEDLSGYLDLQGRFVNYQTNGITSDLENIGVDANFDFFNPKVGLTYKVDPNNSLYTSFAVANREPNRNDFEGGVNTHETLNDLEFGWRLKSEYVKLNTNVYYMNYKNQLVLTGALDDVGAPIRATSGDSYRLGLEIDADIYLNEYFSIKPNAAFSSNKNKNFVAKIDGALQNLGNTDISFSPDVVVGNMFIYKPIENLQISFLSKYVGKQYMSNLGSKVSNSDIIDSYFTSDLNFVYEVKPTKIFKSIVFTALINNIFDREYVDRGYYGTFDDTWSDPNKTTTLDYAGFYPQATRNFLVGVTLKF encoded by the coding sequence ATGAAAAAAATTACAATTTTTTTATTCTTATTAGTAAGTATACTTACAAATGCACAATCCTTTAAATTTTCTGGAACTGTAATAGACGAAAACGAAAATCCTTTACCAGGAGCATCTGTTTACATTAAAGAAATTAAAAAAGGAACATCAACAAATTTTAAAGGAAATTTTAGTTTGCAACTTAAAAAAGGTACTTATACAGTAGAAGTTTCTTTTATTGGTTACAAAACTATTTCGCAAAGAGTTTTACTTTCTAAAAACGAAGAGTATTTTATAAAACTTAAAACAGGTTCTATGGTTTTAGACGAAGTTTTAGTTGCTGCCGTAAGAGCAAATACCGATGCTCCGGTTACATTTTCTAACTTATCTAAAAAAGAAATTGCAAAACGTAATCTAGGACAAGATATTCCTATTCTTTTAAACTATATGCCTTCTGTTGTTTCTTCATCAGATGCTGGTGCAGGTGTTGGTTACACATACATGAGCGTGCGTGGTTCTAACGGAGAAAGAATTAATGTAACCGTTAATGGTATACCTTATAACGATGCAGAAAGCCATGGTACTTTTTGGGTTAATTTAGGTGATTTTGCATCTTCAACTCAAAACTTACAATTGCAACGTGGTGTTGGTACTTCTACAAATGGTTCTGGTGCTTTTGGGGCAAGTTTAAATATTTTAACAGATGCTGCTCAAGAAGAAGCATACGGAGAAATATCAAACTCTTTTGGCTCTTTTAACACAAGAAAACATACTGTAAAATTTAGTACAGGTAAAATTAACGATCATATAGAAATTGCAGGTCGTTTGTCTAATATTTCTTCTGATGGATATATCGACAGAGCATCATCAGACCTAAAATCTTACTTTTTACAAGGAAGTTATATTGATGATAATACTTTAATAAAAGCAATTACTTTCGGAGGGAAAGAAAAAACCTACCAAGCTTGGTACGGTACGCCTAAAGTAAGATTAGAAAATGATGCTCAAGGTATCGAAGATTATATTACAGATAACTTTTTAAGTGATAGTGAAGCAGAAAATTTAAGAAATTCTGACAGAAGATACAATTATTACACTTATGATAATGAGGTAGATAATTACGAGCAAAACCATTATCAATTGCACTGGAATGAGCAATTAAACGATAATTGGTCTACAAATTTAGCATTAAACTACACAAAAGGTTCTGGTTACTTCGAACAATATAAAGTAGAAGAAGATGCAGCAGATTTTAATAATTTAATTGTTGATGGTTCAGATGTTATTGTTAGACGATGGTTACAAAATGACTTTTATGTTGCTAACTTTAATGCTAATTACAAAAACGAATCTTTAAATGTAATTTCTGGTATTTCTTATTCAAATTATACCGGAGATCATTTCGGAGAAGTGATTTGGGGAGAAGATTTAGCACCAAACACAAATATTAGAGATCAGTATTATTTTTCTGATGCTAAAAAAACCGACTTTTCTGTTTTTGCAAAAGCAAACTTTAAAATTTCAGAAGATCTTTCTGGTTACTTAGATTTACAAGGTCGTTTTGTTAACTACCAAACAAATGGTATTACTTCTGATCTAGAAAACATTGGAGTAGATGCAAATTTTGATTTCTTTAATCCTAAAGTAGGACTTACATATAAAGTAGATCCTAATAATAGTTTATATACTTCTTTTGCTGTAGCTAATAGAGAGCCAAATAGAAATGATTTTGAAGGTGGCGTAAACACACACGAAACTTTAAATGATTTAGAATTTGGTTGGAGATTAAAAAGTGAATATGTAAAATTAAATACAAATGTGTACTATATGAATTATAAAAATCAGTTAGTATTAACTGGTGCTTTAGATGACGTTGGTGCACCTATTAGAGCTACTTCTGGAGACAGTTATAGATTAGGTTTAGAAATAGATGCGGATATTTATTTAAATGAATATTTCTCAATTAAACCAAATGCAGCTTTTAGTTCTAATAAGAATAAAAACTTTGTTGCCAAAATAGACGGTGCTTTACAAAATTTAGGAAATACAGACATTTCATTTTCTCCGGACGTAGTTGTTGGAAATATGTTTATTTACAAACCAATAGAAAACCTACAAATTTCTTTCTTATCTAAATATGTTGGCAAACAATATATGAGTAACTTAGGTAGCAAAGTTTCTAATAGTGATATTATAGACAGTTATTTTACTTCAGATTTAAACTTTGTGTACGAAGTAAAACCTACTAAAATTTTTAAGTCAATTGTATTTACTGCTTTAATAAACAATATTTTTGATAGAGAATATGTAGACAGAGGTTACTATGGTACTTTTGATGACACTTGGTCAGATCCAAATAAAACAACTACTTTAGATTATGCCGGTTTTTACCCTCAAGCAACTAGAAACTTCTTAGTTGGTGTAACGCTAAAATTCTAA
- the pnuC gene encoding nicotinamide riboside transporter PnuC has product MTEIFNFLFEQYKTYETIDIVLEIIAVIFGFLSVWYSKKNKVLVFPTGMISTLIFVYLLLKWELLGDMMINAYYFIMSIYGWYIWTYKSDGEHETPISKTTYKEKKISVLIFIATLIFVYAVYSYFEKWTNWTAYVDTFTTAIFFVGMWLMAKRKIENWIFWIIGDLISVPLYLYKGFTFTSFQYFGFTFIAIFGYLAWKKNLNKNPLTS; this is encoded by the coding sequence ATGACAGAAATTTTTAACTTCTTGTTTGAGCAATACAAAACATACGAAACAATAGATATTGTCTTAGAAATTATTGCCGTTATTTTTGGATTTTTATCGGTTTGGTATTCCAAAAAAAATAAAGTTTTAGTTTTTCCGACAGGAATGATAAGTACCTTAATTTTTGTGTATTTATTGCTAAAATGGGAACTTTTAGGAGATATGATGATTAATGCTTATTATTTTATAATGAGTATTTATGGTTGGTATATTTGGACCTACAAAAGCGATGGAGAACACGAAACACCAATTTCTAAAACTACGTATAAAGAGAAAAAAATAAGTGTTTTAATATTTATAGCAACATTAATTTTTGTGTACGCTGTTTATTCTTATTTTGAAAAATGGACAAATTGGACTGCTTATGTAGATACATTTACAACTGCCATTTTCTTTGTAGGTATGTGGTTAATGGCGAAACGTAAAATAGAAAACTGGATTTTTTGGATTATTGGAGATTTAATTTCTGTACCTTTATATTTATACAAAGGATTTACCTTTACTAGTTTTCAATATTTCGGATTTACTTTTATTGCCATTTTTGGCTATTTAGCATGGAAAAAGAACTTAAACAAGAACCCATTAACATCGTAA
- the arfB gene encoding alternative ribosome rescue aminoacyl-tRNA hydrolase ArfB: MNLELLLKELNFKAIRSSGAGGQHVNKTSSKIELTFSLENSFAFSDEEKTLLKKNLSSKLTKENTLILFCEETRSQHRNKELAIKRFIELIKKNLIVVKKRKKSKPSKSAIKKRLDSKQKNSVKKALRKRPKLD, from the coding sequence ATGAATTTAGAATTATTATTAAAAGAATTAAATTTTAAAGCAATTAGAAGTTCTGGTGCTGGTGGGCAACATGTTAATAAGACATCTTCTAAAATAGAATTAACTTTTAGTTTAGAAAATTCATTTGCTTTTTCTGATGAAGAAAAAACTTTACTCAAAAAAAACCTTTCATCAAAACTTACTAAAGAAAACACTTTAATACTGTTTTGCGAAGAAACTAGATCTCAGCACAGAAATAAAGAACTTGCTATTAAACGATTTATAGAATTAATTAAAAAAAATTTAATTGTCGTAAAAAAGCGAAAAAAGTCGAAACCTTCTAAAAGTGCCATCAAAAAAAGATTAGATTCTAAACAGAAAAACTCGGTAAAAAAAGCACTTAGAAAAAGACCTAAATTAGACTAA
- a CDS encoding ATP-binding protein: MEKELKQEPINIVKVVLFGPESTGKTTLSRQLARYYNTVWAPEFAREYLQDKWNNERKTCEKEDLLPIAIGQMKLENSLAKKADKILICDTDLLETKVYSEEFYGGFVDDKLNKAATKNQYDLYLLTYIDTPWEEDDLRDRPEERLEMFKAFEKALIKNKRPYLLLKGDKETRLKNATEAINKIIETKDNLHSFSNSLLDLDMHFLHQNSADFGNSLDY, translated from the coding sequence ATGGAAAAAGAACTTAAACAAGAACCCATTAACATCGTAAAAGTTGTTTTATTTGGCCCTGAATCTACAGGAAAAACAACACTTTCTAGACAATTAGCACGCTATTACAATACGGTTTGGGCTCCGGAATTTGCACGCGAATATCTGCAAGATAAATGGAACAACGAGCGTAAAACTTGTGAGAAAGAAGATTTATTACCAATTGCAATTGGGCAAATGAAACTAGAAAATTCGTTAGCAAAAAAAGCAGATAAAATACTTATTTGTGATACAGATTTATTAGAAACAAAAGTATATTCCGAAGAATTTTATGGTGGTTTTGTAGATGATAAACTAAATAAAGCAGCTACAAAAAACCAATATGATTTATATCTTTTAACCTATATAGATACTCCTTGGGAAGAAGATGATTTACGTGACAGGCCAGAAGAAAGACTCGAAATGTTTAAAGCATTTGAAAAGGCCTTAATTAAAAACAAAAGACCCTATCTTTTGTTAAAAGGAGATAAAGAGACAAGATTAAAAAACGCTACAGAAGCTATCAATAAAATTATTGAAACGAAAGATAATTTACACTCATTTTCAAATTCATTATTAGATTTAGATATGCATTTTTTACATCAGAATTCTGCAGATTTCGGAAATTCTTTAGATTATTAA
- a CDS encoding rhodanese-like domain-containing protein: MKHFICLLVTCMFFIACKPQSDTNNITTLELKRILEEDSIQLLDVRSTKEVKQGFIKTAIFADYFDANFYNNASRKLDKNRKVFVYCRSGNRSKKAIKILSKAGFMCVNVLGGYNQWKKEN; the protein is encoded by the coding sequence ATGAAGCATTTTATTTGTTTATTAGTTACATGTATGTTTTTTATTGCTTGTAAACCTCAAAGTGATACAAATAATATAACTACTTTAGAATTAAAACGTATTTTAGAAGAAGATAGCATACAATTATTAGATGTTAGATCAACGAAAGAAGTTAAACAAGGTTTTATAAAAACTGCGATTTTTGCAGATTATTTTGATGCAAATTTTTATAATAATGCCTCAAGAAAGTTAGATAAAAATCGAAAAGTGTTTGTCTATTGTAGAAGCGGAAATAGAAGTAAAAAAGCCATTAAAATACTAAGTAAAGCAGGTTTTATGTGCGTTAATGTTTTAGGTGGATATAATCAATGGAAAAAAGAAAATTAG